The DNA region AAACAAGGCGTCCAGCTCGCAGCGGATCAGAAAGCGGCGCTCTTCCTCCCATCGGAAGGGCGGTCCAAAGTAACCGCAATCATGGGCAAGCCCTTTCATATCCCATGCCGTGTAGCTCAATTCGAGCGCCCGCGGGATAATAAAGGCAGCGGCAGAAGTCCCGGTGAAAACATCAGTTAGAAAGTCGGTAGGGGATAGGATGGGGAATTGCTTGATATAAAAATGGCTTAATTGCGTACTACCCACTGCATTTCGAACGCAAAAATCTAAGACTACACTGTTAAGAATTGCGCCCATCAGCAAGGCAGCAGCCGCTTCTTGAGAGGGAATTTCATCAGGTAAGATTGTTTTCTTTGACCATTGGACAGACGGAAGCCAACGCATGGAAACAACTATGCCTGAGTCTCCAAACCCAACAGCGGGAAGAAGCGAGGCTATTACCGTCCGCTGGTTCGTGGCGTGAGTTATCCGACGTAAACCAAGCATCCATTCCTTCGTTAAGTCAAGCTTCTCTTGTTGCTCAGCTTGTATTATTGAATTGGCATCATGAGAGTTCAACGAATCCCGTATTGCGGTACTACGCAATGTGGTATCAAATAGCTCTTTTCCCGCGTTTTCAGCGCGTGTATTGCCAACATCTACCTTACGGCGTAGTTTTGCTGTAATATGTTCCTCTGCAAGCCAGTACCGTGGAAGAATGACGGCGTGGGGATCATCTTTTTCCGCCTCAGTGATATTGTAAGTCTCGGTTTTCTTGCCCTGACCGCTATCGTCTTTATAAGACGCGAATCTGTGGTCATAGTGATGCAGGAGTTTCGCCTCATAGAGGGGCAAATAATTTTTGGCGGGCGTAGAAAATATGTTTCCTTTCAGGTGTCCCCCCTGCTCCTCTAACTGGTCACGGGTGTGGAAAAGTCCTGAGTCGTTCGCCATATGGAACATTGTTCCAAATTTAATACCCCAAAGGTTCGTTTCCGGTTTATTGTCTTGTTTTTCTCGGATGAGTATAGGAATACGTCTATAGATGGCTTTGTTGAGTTCGGCGTCGGCGCGGGTTCGGAAGGTGGGACAGGTTCGCGTGTTGGGATTGAGCAAGGTGATTTCTTCCGGTGACAAGGTGAAACGCCGCTCGGGATCGCGCAGATCCTCTGTCGTGTGGGCAAAAAAGGTGAATTCTATTTCTTGGGTTAAGCGCTGGGTGGATGGTGAGCCTACCGTAAAGAGGCAGAACTTCATACTGCGGTGTACCCCGGGAAAGATATTCATACGATTTTCAAAATCAAAGAGACTAATGAGGGATCTGCTTTCTATTAGTTCTTGGAAAAAGATTTGTGTGGTGGCGTCGGTCGAAATGCCTGTGGGCAAGATACAGCCCACGCTGCCTTGGGGCTGGAGCAAACTGCGGTTTGCTTCTGCAAAGATAGGGTAAAGATTAATATCGCCTCGTCCGCATAGGGGATAGCGTCCGCTGTTGCGCAAAAAATGGCTTTCTCCTTCCGCTTTGCGCAGATCTTTTTTAAAGTCTTGATAGAGTTGGGGTTGCTCGGTTTTGAGCTTTTTTATCATGGCTTTTCGTGCGGCAGCATTGGCAGCACTTGCAATTTCCGGTTTTCGTTCTGCAAACCACTCTTTTTCTTGAATCTTCACCCGTTCCCACGGTGGATTGCCGAGGACGACGTCAAAGCCGCCTGTCCATCCTTGGGGGTCGTCTTTCTGCGCTCCCTTGTCATGGCGGGCAACTTCGCTTTGGGGCAGGGGTTGAAAAACAGTGGGAAAAGCAAGGTGCCAGTGGAAGAATTGGTAGTATTCTGCCAAGTCCTGGATCTCTCTTTCCATCCATTTCGGAGTCCAATGGGGATTGCCTTCAATTCGCCGTAGGATATCCTGTGTAATGGGGAAGGGAAGTGCTTCGTCTTTCTCTTTTTTCCAGACAAAGGCGGCGCACCACGCATCAGCAAGGAGTCGTGCTGAGCGATAGCTGTCGGATCCAACGAGCTCGGCATATCGTGCTTCTTTTTGTTGAACGCCTTCAAGGGTATCATCCCGAATGGTGTCCATGTCGTATAGGGCTGTGGCAAGATTTCCCAAGCGTTCCCAGGGCATTGCTTGTTCCAGATACATCTGTCCCGTTTCACGTTCATCCTTGTTTTGTTTCTTATACTTCTGACAATAGATTTTGTCGTCCCCTTCAATGGCGGTGAAGGCCTCGTCCGGGATGCCTTGAGCAAGGAGGGCAGGGGTCGTTCCGAACAGGCTGTTGCCCCATTGAATGTGATGGTCTAAGAAAGAGAGGGGCTTTCCGGGTTCGAGTGCTTCGAGCCAGAGAGTAACTTTACAGAGTTCGACGGCCATGGGGTTGATATCAACGCCGTAGAGGCAGTGGGTGATGACATCGCGCAGGGCGTGTTGATAGATGGCGGGGGAAGGCTCGCTTTCTCCGGCGCCGTGGGCGCGGACACGGGCCAAATGGCGTGCGAGGCGGTGGGCTGCGCCGACAAGGAAATGGCCGGAGCCGCAGGAGGGGTCGCAGACCTTGAGGGCAAGGAGCGCCTTTTCCGCGTCTTTTCCCTTCTTCTTTTTGAGGGTCTCTTCCACGACGGGATCAAGGGCAGAGTCCAGGAGCGCTTGTACGAGGCTGCTTGGGGTGTAGTAGGAGCCGGAGGTCTTGCGTTCATTGCCTGCAAATTCTTTAAAGCTAAATAGTTTGTTGTCCCCGCTGATTTGGGGGGTGAGGGACAGGAAACTCTCATAGACGCCGCCGAATTCTTCGGAGCCGAGGTTTTTGTAATCCACGGGCTGTAAGTTCTTGTTTTGATGGGTGAAGGCTAAATGGCGGATCGTGTCGAGGAAGTCCACGTTCGCCAGCTCCACACCGGCGCCTCCGGTCAAGGAGGCTGCGTTGAGCCGGTCGGTGCTTTTTGGAGACCAGAGATCACTGCCGAGAGCGGGCAGGGCGAGTTCTTCCCGGGCATGGGCAAAGGCCTCATTGCCGGACAAGGCGCCTACCACAAGATTGAATTGCTGCCAGAGGTCGCCGTGACGGCTTCCGTTGATCTGCCCCGCCAAGTGGCGGAGCCGTGCCATGCTGTAGTGGGCGGCATAGCGTGCGCGCTTTTCTCTGCCCTCTTCGGAATCATCGGGGGGATGCAGGAGAGAGACGCCGTCGAGGCTACGGTCTTCTGCCACAAACAAAAAGATCATGCGGTAGACGATGCGCAGGAGCTGCTCGTGCAAGGTTTTGAGGGAGAGCGCTTCACTGCGCAGCGCATCTCTTAAGGCGCTGTTACGGCGATGGCCGACAAGACCTTGGCCCAGTGTTTGAAGGGCTTTTTCGACACCGCCGCGCAGCGACTCCAGTGCTCGGGTCCCCTCTTCCGCAGCGATTGCAGTCCAGTCTTCTAAAAAAGTGCTTGCAGTGTTCCCTTCTTCACGGGGACTGAATCGCGTAGCATGGGCAAGGAGCCAAAACAATACGAAGTCAGAGTAGACTTCTCCGGAAAACATAGAATAGAGATCGAATTCGAGGTAGGATTGACGGGATAGGGCTTGGTTATCTCGTAAGATCCGAAACCGGAATCCATTGGACAGGATCGCCCACAGATGGCCTTCACTGCGGTTGAGGAATTCCTGTACCAGTCCGTGGGGATTGACGGCGGCAGCGCCCCGCACGCCTGCGCTGCGTCGGTCAAGATTGACACCGCAGCCTACAAGGTGAATGGGCGTTGCGCCATAGAAGCGGTTGATGGCATAGCTGCGCCCGTCGATTTCGGGGCCGGGAACGGTGGGCAGTATCCCAAAGCCCAGTTCCCGGAGGAGCGGGATATTCCATTTGTCGTTGGTCAGTCCCGTAGCGGCTTCTCCTTCGTTAAGATCTTTTGCAGCTTCGCGGAATTCGGTCCAGTGGCTGCGGAGTCTATTCCAAGAGTGGGTAATGCTTTCGTTGAGCCTGTTCCCTTGGGGGATGTGGTAATCGCGGGGCTCCTTGCCGGGCAGTTTTTCGTTGGTACCAATAATTTTCCGGAGCAGATCGGGGGGTAAAAGTCCGCCTTCGGAATGGATGGTCTCGAATTCTTGGGTACGTCGTGTCATGATGTTCAAAGCCTCGATAACAGTACATAGGCCCCGAGAATGTCCACGGGGAGTACAGGTTTAATGTGAATGGCGCCCGTCATCTTTGAAGCGCTGCGAACACGCTCGTGGGCTTCCAGCTGTTTTTCGGCGCGCCCTTCGGCTATGGCAATCAATGCCTCTTGGAAGCGGGGAAGGGCGGGCAGGAGCCAATCCAGCTGCTGGTCTATGGCAGTCCGGATGAGACCATCATCGGGGCTGGCGGTCAGCAATGCCTCGCTTTCTTCCACGTCAAGCCATTGAAGATCCTCATTCGGGGAGCCGGTACAGGCGAGGGGCAGAATTTCCTCACATAAAAGCGTCTTCTCCTGCTTTCTCGAGAATTGAAGATGATAGCGAAAGCGTGCCAAAAGCAAGGTGGTTCGCTGCTTTACGGCAGCCGTTCGGATCACCCCGCAGCGGGCGGCGACGGCACGGGTATCCCGGGCGTCCGAGTCGAGTGCCTGATCCAGTGCCCAGCTTGCTAAGCCTTCCACGATGGGAGCGGTACGGCCGAGGTAGCGTTCTCCTTTTTGGAGAGGCAGATGAAAGCGTCCTTTGAAGGATTGTTCACTGCCCATGGCTTGGCGCAGGGAACGGGGCGTTTCTTCGTTGATCGTGACCGTTACCGCCTTGTTGTCTTCTTTAACCGCCACTTTTGCAGCGGGGAGGAGGGTGCAGAAGAAACGCTCCACATCGTCGTTGCTGCCAATGGCTTCCTGAACACTTTTAAGTTCCTTTGCGACGGTATCTTCGTCGAGGGGGTTTTGGGCAAAGCGTGAGCGAATGGCACGTTCTTTTTCCCGTGCGTTTTCCCACTTTGTTTCCATGGTCTTAACGGCTTTGTTTACGGTCTCGTCGAAAGTGAATTCCATCTGGTCTTGGACGCCTCCTGTTTTTATGCGGAAGAGGGCGCCTTCGATGAGGGTGCGCGTAATTTGATCACCGGAATCAGGGACGGCGACGGTTACGCCGAGGTCGCTCTTGATACTTTTGTGTTTGCGGAGCAGTACTTTCAGGATCACGCCGTCAATGGGGTTGTCAGCGCCGTAATAGGTAGCGACGCGCACCACGGGTTCCCGTTGTCCGAATCGATCGACACGCCCTTCGCGCTGTTCATGCAGGGTGGGATTCCAACAGATGTCATAGTGGAAGACGGCATTGAAGCCTTCCTGGAGATTGATGCCTTCCGACAAACAATTGGTGCATACCAAGACATAATCCCCACCCTTTTTGACCAGCGTTTCAATACGATTTTCCCGTTCCGTCGGGGGCAGTTGACCGGTGATGCATTCGACCTCGATGGTGTCGGGCAAGGCGCTGCGCAGTTCTTTGGCGACATACTCGGCGGTGTCGATAAATCGGCAAAACACAATGGGTTGGAAGCCTTCCTTAATCAGTGATTTAATTTGCACCACGGCTGTTTGCAGTTTGCTATCGGAAGCTCCGAAAAAGGCTTCCGCACGCCGGGCAAAGGCAAGGAGTTTGCGGCGCGTATGTTCTGCTGCTTCTTCGGAGTCAGCGCCGGGACTCAGGTCTACGACAGTTACTTCATCGACGTCATCTTGGTCGAGCACGCTTTTAGAGCCCACCTCATCCAGTTCGTCGTCGGAGTGGTTATCCAGTTCTGTACGCGCCTTTAGTGTTGCGACTGCAGCGGCGGGACTGGAGGATACGCAGCGCAGGAGGGCGAGAGCCGACCAATAGCGCACGCGGCGGCGGCGGTCACTGCCCTCTGTATCGTTGATAAGTTCACAGGCGAAGTTGACCATATCATCGAAGAGGACACGGTATTCCGGATTGAAGGCGTAGGTCACTTCCTTGTCTAAGCGTTTGGGGAAGGGGGTGTTTGTGTCCAAATATTGGGTGATATCGGCACGGCGCCGTTGTACGAGATGGCGGGCAAGCTTGCGCCGGATTCCTTCGCGTTCTTTACTTTCCAGGTCGCTTGGCAAATCGATGAAGGTATCGTCCAGCAATCCGAGCAAGGATCGAAAGGCTTGTTCGTTGCCGCTGTGGGGCGTTGCCGTGACGAGGAGCAGATGTTGGTCAGGCTTCTTGGCGATTTTTTTAAGGAGATTATAGCGTTGCTGTCTGCCCCGTCGCGCACCGCCGGTGACGGTGCAGCCGTGAGCTTCATCTACGATAACAAGTTCGGGGCATTTCAATACGAAGTCGTCCGCCCGTCGGTCCGATTTAATGAAATCGATGGATACGATGAGAAAGGGGTGACGGTCGAAGACGGACACGCCAACGGGCAGATTTCGTTCGAGCCGTTGAATGGTGCTGCTGAGCACAAGTTCGGCGTCAATATGAAACTTTTCAGACAACTCTTTTTGCCACTGTTCCGCTAAATGGGGCGGGCAGAGTACGGCGAGGCGGCTGATTTCGCCGCGGTCGATAAGTTCACGGGCTACGAGCGCCGCCTCAATGGTCTTGCCGATACCGACGTCGTCGGCAATGAGCATTCGCACGGGATCCAGTTTTAAGGCCATCATAAGGGGCACCAATTGATAGGGGTGCGGATTTACGGCAATCCTTGCGAAACTTCGGAAGGGTCCTGCTGCCGCCCGTGTGGAGAGCCGTGCCGCATCGCGCAGGAGGCGTCCCGAACTGAAATCACCCAGGTCATTGCGCGTTGGCAGGGAAAAGGCTGCAGATTCAACGCTTTCAATCTTCGGCAAGATGCCGACGATCTCTTGGTCGAGTCCACCCAAGGGGCGAACCATAAGCAGCTTGTCCGTGGATTCGGGGAGTACGACCCACTCGCGTCCCCGTGCGCGTACGAGGGTACCTGGTTTTGATAAAGCGGCTGTGTTCATACTTGAAGTTCTCCGAAGATATCAGGATGGCGTTGGAAAATTTCCGGCCAGTCTTCTTTGTGCTGGAACCGAACAACGATATAGCCGGCCGCTATCAGGCGGTTGGTGATCTCGTCATCTTTGCGTATCTCCTCGGGCCTGTCGTGTATCGGTCCGTCAATGTAGATGGCGGCATTATACTCATGATAGAAGAAATCGGGGAGGGTGGAACAGGATTCGATAAGATGTTGGGCGGCACCGGGAGGCCGGAGCATGAATTGGTCTATTTGATCCAACCATTTTTTTTCTAATTCGCTGTCGCAGCGTTTGCGCAATGCGATCATGCGTTCCTCACGGGAGCCCCTGCCGCCGGCCGGCTTGCATTCCGCCGCCATCAGTTCTTTCAAAAAATCGCGAATGCGGAAGCGGTCCAACAGTTGATGGTCAGATTGGTTGGCATAGTCCAAGAGGCAATTGTAACAGGCTTTACCGCAGGTATCTGCTCCCTGATCTTCCAGGGTATCGGGATCGAAATGGCAGATCTCGAGGGCGCAGCGCGCTAGCAGGGGAATGACTTTGGGATCTTCGACCAGCTGCCGCA from Candidatus Hydrogenedentota bacterium includes:
- a CDS encoding N-6 DNA methylase, producing the protein MTRRTQEFETIHSEGGLLPPDLLRKIIGTNEKLPGKEPRDYHIPQGNRLNESITHSWNRLRSHWTEFREAAKDLNEGEAATGLTNDKWNIPLLRELGFGILPTVPGPEIDGRSYAINRFYGATPIHLVGCGVNLDRRSAGVRGAAAVNPHGLVQEFLNRSEGHLWAILSNGFRFRILRDNQALSRQSYLEFDLYSMFSGEVYSDFVLFWLLAHATRFSPREEGNTASTFLEDWTAIAAEEGTRALESLRGGVEKALQTLGQGLVGHRRNSALRDALRSEALSLKTLHEQLLRIVYRMIFLFVAEDRSLDGVSLLHPPDDSEEGREKRARYAAHYSMARLRHLAGQINGSRHGDLWQQFNLVVGALSGNEAFAHAREELALPALGSDLWSPKSTDRLNAASLTGGAGVELANVDFLDTIRHLAFTHQNKNLQPVDYKNLGSEEFGGVYESFLSLTPQISGDNKLFSFKEFAGNERKTSGSYYTPSSLVQALLDSALDPVVEETLKKKKGKDAEKALLALKVCDPSCGSGHFLVGAAHRLARHLARVRAHGAGESEPSPAIYQHALRDVITHCLYGVDINPMAVELCKVTLWLEALEPGKPLSFLDHHIQWGNSLFGTTPALLAQGIPDEAFTAIEGDDKIYCQKYKKQNKDERETGQMYLEQAMPWERLGNLATALYDMDTIRDDTLEGVQQKEARYAELVGSDSYRSARLLADAWCAAFVWKKEKDEALPFPITQDILRRIEGNPHWTPKWMEREIQDLAEYYQFFHWHLAFPTVFQPLPQSEVARHDKGAQKDDPQGWTGGFDVVLGNPPWERVKIQEKEWFAERKPEIASAANAAARKAMIKKLKTEQPQLYQDFKKDLRKAEGESHFLRNSGRYPLCGRGDINLYPIFAEANRSLLQPQGSVGCILPTGISTDATTQIFFQELIESRSLISLFDFENRMNIFPGVHRSMKFCLFTVGSPSTQRLTQEIEFTFFAHTTEDLRDPERRFTLSPEEITLLNPNTRTCPTFRTRADAELNKAIYRRIPILIREKQDNKPETNLWGIKFGTMFHMANDSGLFHTRDQLEEQGGHLKGNIFSTPAKNYLPLYEAKLLHHYDHRFASYKDDSGQGKKTETYNITEAEKDDPHAVILPRYWLAEEHITAKLRRKVDVGNTRAENAGKELFDTTLRSTAIRDSLNSHDANSIIQAEQQEKLDLTKEWMLGLRRITHATNQRTVIASLLPAVGFGDSGIVVSMRWLPSVQWSKKTILPDEIPSQEAAAALLMGAILNSVVLDFCVRNAVGSTQLSHFYIKQFPILSPTDFLTDVFTGTSAAAFIIPRALELSYTAWDMKGLAHDCGYFGPPFRWEEERRFLIRCELDALF
- a CDS encoding DEAD/DEAH box helicase, whose translation is MNTAALSKPGTLVRARGREWVVLPESTDKLLMVRPLGGLDQEIVGILPKIESVESAAFSLPTRNDLGDFSSGRLLRDAARLSTRAAAGPFRSFARIAVNPHPYQLVPLMMALKLDPVRMLIADDVGIGKTIEAALVARELIDRGEISRLAVLCPPHLAEQWQKELSEKFHIDAELVLSSTIQRLERNLPVGVSVFDRHPFLIVSIDFIKSDRRADDFVLKCPELVIVDEAHGCTVTGGARRGRQQRYNLLKKIAKKPDQHLLLVTATPHSGNEQAFRSLLGLLDDTFIDLPSDLESKEREGIRRKLARHLVQRRRADITQYLDTNTPFPKRLDKEVTYAFNPEYRVLFDDMVNFACELINDTEGSDRRRRVRYWSALALLRCVSSSPAAAVATLKARTELDNHSDDELDEVGSKSVLDQDDVDEVTVVDLSPGADSEEAAEHTRRKLLAFARRAEAFFGASDSKLQTAVVQIKSLIKEGFQPIVFCRFIDTAEYVAKELRSALPDTIEVECITGQLPPTERENRIETLVKKGGDYVLVCTNCLSEGINLQEGFNAVFHYDICWNPTLHEQREGRVDRFGQREPVVRVATYYGADNPIDGVILKVLLRKHKSIKSDLGVTVAVPDSGDQITRTLIEGALFRIKTGGVQDQMEFTFDETVNKAVKTMETKWENAREKERAIRSRFAQNPLDEDTVAKELKSVQEAIGSNDDVERFFCTLLPAAKVAVKEDNKAVTVTINEETPRSLRQAMGSEQSFKGRFHLPLQKGERYLGRTAPIVEGLASWALDQALDSDARDTRAVAARCGVIRTAAVKQRTTLLLARFRYHLQFSRKQEKTLLCEEILPLACTGSPNEDLQWLDVEESEALLTASPDDGLIRTAIDQQLDWLLPALPRFQEALIAIAEGRAEKQLEAHERVRSASKMTGAIHIKPVLPVDILGAYVLLSRL
- a CDS encoding DUF1998 domain-containing protein, which encodes CDEEERQRYGYKMVTAYEFPEVGGKSDRKDAEVYAKAQRLIRLNYSDATTLYRINMGWANQQSPAAPGFLLNLERGYWASNPKDTDDPNDKAAGSQKRVVPYVTDTKNALIMAFDTLSDPVAMASLQSAFKEAIQKHFQIEPRELSCEAMPSLNNRKEILFYEASEGGAGILRQLVEDPKVIPLLARCALEICHFDPDTLEDQGADTCGKACYNCLLDYANQSDHQLLDRFRIRDFLKELMAAECKPAGGRGSREERMIALRKRCDSELEKKWLDQIDQFMLRPPGAAQHLIESCSTLPDFFYHEYNAAIYIDGPIHDRPEEIRKDDEITNRLIAAGYIVVRFQHKEDWPEIFQRHPDIFGELQV